The following proteins are co-located in the Hyalangium minutum genome:
- a CDS encoding DUF3396 domain-containing protein, with protein MSEHYPRIRIPAENGELQIREGVNICFFMQRSHPDVAPFVLRSLDTYLNAVGPHSLCWYADAQGDMQELDERAWSNLRKELLEKRGALLYLKDRPGGAGEFQFEYYGKWLEDPALAKRDLPVCAASFWLSTEYLEKHGPGRIRELALELATPLPFNSGHAGLSFNALMDDLGVSREVRRWCFRYPGLDVLQLNYLSMELGTRVRGAHWLTFLGQPVLGHLGGTAGLRTQLSSPDVTVQPLDGDRAAVTLGPWPEAGDTESGRELPPYRELARVLEPWTYRESAPLTGFTEEDTRRWERRFLG; from the coding sequence ATGAGCGAGCACTACCCGCGCATTCGCATCCCCGCTGAGAACGGAGAGCTGCAGATCCGCGAAGGCGTGAACATCTGCTTCTTCATGCAGCGCTCGCACCCGGACGTCGCGCCGTTCGTCCTGCGATCACTGGACACGTACCTGAACGCGGTGGGCCCCCACTCGCTGTGCTGGTACGCGGACGCACAAGGGGACATGCAGGAACTCGATGAGCGAGCCTGGAGCAACCTCCGCAAGGAACTCCTCGAGAAGCGTGGGGCCCTCCTCTACTTGAAGGATCGCCCGGGCGGAGCCGGAGAGTTCCAGTTCGAGTACTACGGGAAGTGGCTGGAGGATCCTGCCCTCGCGAAGCGAGACTTGCCGGTCTGTGCCGCCTCCTTCTGGCTGTCGACGGAATACCTGGAGAAGCACGGCCCGGGGCGCATTCGCGAGCTGGCGCTGGAGCTGGCCACTCCCCTGCCCTTCAACTCCGGTCACGCAGGCCTCTCCTTCAACGCGCTGATGGATGACCTGGGTGTCTCCAGAGAGGTCCGCCGCTGGTGCTTTCGCTACCCGGGGCTGGATGTCCTCCAACTGAACTACCTCTCGATGGAGCTAGGCACGCGAGTCCGAGGCGCACACTGGCTCACGTTCCTGGGACAACCGGTGCTGGGACACCTGGGGGGCACTGCAGGCTTACGGACTCAGCTCTCCTCACCGGACGTCACCGTGCAGCCGCTGGATGGCGATCGCGCGGCCGTCACGCTAGGCCCTTGGCCGGAGGCGGGAGACACGGAGTCCGGCCGCGAGCTGCCTCCGTACCGTGAGCTGGCTCGGGTGCTGGAGCCTTGGACCTACCGGGAAAGCGCTCCCCTCACCGGCTTCACCGAGGAGGACACGCGGCGCTGGGAGCGGCGCTTCCTCGGGTGA
- a CDS encoding HAMP domain-containing sensor histidine kinase, protein MTLRGRLLLAQAPLALALVLVGVVAVVTLGRVGRSGQEILQDNYRSVLAMQRMTEHLERMDSAALFIVAGERQRGEAQQAVQRPKLEAELRVQEANLTEKGEASATQRLREAWTRYVTRYDALLALSDREAAREHYFESLSPAFSEAKAAASAILDLNQDAMARKSDAQRRLSQRVNALTGVAVLAAFLVGLFASTSLTHRALRPVSVLSQAVQRIGQGDLAVRAVVEGQDEIAQLGQEFNAMAERLQRYRQSSLGELLQAQAASQAAIDSLPDPVLVFGADGALLNVNRAAEDVLRMPMGAEGDPLARAAPEVREVLERVRLHMLEGKGAYQPRGYEEAVRVSSSEGDRWLLPRGSPVYAESGEVAGATVILQDVTRLRRFDELKNDLVATVAHEFRTPLTSLRMAIHLCAEGVVGPVTEKQADLLSAAQEDCGRLQGIVDDLLDLSRIQSGQLTLNLRRVTALELVEGALGTHRVAAEDRGVRLLQEISPEAEELEVDPERVQLVLSNLVGNGVRHTPSGGEVLVRVTREGARVRFEVRDTGEGIPPEEQARIFEKFYRAPGAPAGGAGLGLSIARDIVQAHGGQLGVVSAPGQGSTFWFALPQPASSAS, encoded by the coding sequence ATGACGCTGCGAGGCCGTCTGTTGTTGGCCCAGGCTCCGCTGGCCCTCGCGCTGGTGCTGGTGGGCGTGGTGGCGGTCGTCACCCTGGGACGGGTGGGGCGCTCCGGGCAGGAGATCCTCCAGGATAACTACCGCAGCGTGCTCGCCATGCAGCGGATGACGGAGCACCTCGAGCGGATGGACAGCGCGGCGCTCTTCATCGTCGCGGGCGAGCGCCAGCGGGGCGAGGCGCAGCAGGCCGTGCAGCGCCCCAAGCTGGAGGCGGAGCTGCGCGTGCAGGAGGCGAACCTCACCGAGAAGGGCGAGGCCTCTGCAACCCAGCGTCTGAGGGAGGCCTGGACGCGCTATGTGACTCGCTATGACGCCTTGCTGGCGCTCTCGGATCGGGAGGCCGCGCGTGAGCACTACTTCGAGTCGCTCTCGCCGGCGTTCTCCGAGGCCAAGGCCGCCGCCTCCGCCATCCTGGACCTGAACCAGGATGCCATGGCACGCAAGAGCGACGCCCAGCGCCGGCTGAGCCAGCGCGTCAACGCGCTCACGGGGGTGGCGGTGCTGGCCGCGTTCCTGGTGGGGCTCTTCGCCTCCACGTCGCTGACGCACCGGGCGCTGCGGCCAGTGTCCGTGCTCTCGCAGGCGGTGCAGCGGATTGGCCAGGGGGACCTGGCGGTGCGCGCGGTGGTCGAGGGGCAAGACGAGATTGCCCAGCTCGGCCAGGAGTTCAACGCCATGGCGGAGCGGCTCCAGCGCTACCGCCAGAGCAGCCTGGGCGAGCTGCTCCAGGCTCAGGCCGCCTCGCAGGCCGCCATCGACAGCCTGCCGGATCCGGTCCTGGTGTTTGGCGCGGATGGAGCGCTGCTCAACGTCAACCGTGCCGCGGAGGACGTGCTGCGCATGCCGATGGGTGCGGAGGGAGACCCGCTGGCCCGGGCGGCTCCAGAGGTGCGGGAGGTCCTGGAGCGGGTGCGGCTCCACATGCTGGAGGGCAAGGGAGCCTATCAGCCGCGCGGCTATGAGGAGGCGGTGCGGGTGAGCTCCTCCGAGGGAGACCGGTGGCTGCTGCCCCGTGGCAGCCCCGTGTACGCGGAGAGCGGGGAGGTGGCCGGCGCCACGGTCATCCTCCAGGACGTGACACGGCTGCGCCGCTTCGACGAGCTGAAGAATGACCTGGTGGCCACGGTGGCGCACGAGTTCCGCACCCCGCTGACCTCGCTGCGCATGGCCATCCACCTGTGCGCGGAGGGCGTGGTGGGGCCGGTGACGGAGAAGCAGGCGGACCTGCTGTCCGCGGCGCAGGAGGACTGTGGCCGGCTCCAAGGGATTGTGGATGACCTGCTGGATCTGTCGCGCATCCAGTCGGGGCAGCTGACGTTGAACCTGCGGCGTGTGACGGCGCTGGAGCTGGTGGAGGGGGCGCTGGGGACACACCGGGTGGCAGCGGAGGATCGCGGCGTGCGGCTTCTGCAGGAGATCTCCCCCGAGGCCGAGGAGCTGGAGGTGGATCCCGAGCGGGTGCAGCTCGTGCTGTCGAACCTGGTGGGCAACGGGGTCCGGCACACGCCCTCGGGCGGAGAGGTGTTGGTGCGGGTGACGCGAGAGGGCGCACGGGTGCGCTTCGAGGTGAGGGACACGGGCGAAGGCATTCCGCCCGAGGAGCAGGCCCGCATCTTCGAGAAGTTCTACCGGGCCCCGGGCGCTCCGGCGGGCGGTGCGGGGCTGGGCCTGTCCATTGCCCGCGACATCGTCCAGGCGCACGGTGGACAGCTGGGGGTGGTGAGCGCTCCGGGCCAGGGCAGCACCTTCTGGTTCGCCCTGCCACAGCCCGCGTCCTCGGCTTCCTAG
- a CDS encoding sensor protein KdpD, which translates to MRTRRARAEDFLELVERGRRGRLKLYIGFAAGVGKTYRMLEEAHALKKRGVDVVLGFVEPHGRPETLALVEGLEVVPRKAFTYRDVTVEEMDLDAVLARKPQVAIVDELAHTNVPLCRNAKRYQDVQELLAAGINVIGAFNVQHLESLNDLVERATGVTVRETLPDSFLKSADQVVNLDLAVEDLHERLRTGKIYAPEKVTHALESFFKQENLSTLRELALREVAESLDRATLGQQARAGEELPAKGGGWGRVMVALSSYPPRAATLLRRGSRMAGRLNTDWFVVYVETPGEAPHLIDAEAQRHLLANIEKAKELGAEVVRLRAKQPVEALLDFARSHGVGHIIVGRSHQPWWRRLLGRAADVRLLREGTGFDIHVVAFDAPGEEHRP; encoded by the coding sequence GTGAGGACGCGGCGCGCACGCGCGGAAGACTTCCTGGAGCTGGTCGAGAGGGGCCGGCGCGGCAGGCTCAAGCTCTACATCGGCTTTGCCGCCGGCGTGGGCAAGACGTACCGCATGCTGGAGGAGGCCCACGCCTTGAAGAAGCGCGGCGTGGATGTGGTGCTCGGCTTTGTCGAGCCCCACGGCCGTCCGGAGACCCTGGCCCTGGTGGAAGGCCTGGAGGTGGTGCCGCGCAAGGCCTTCACCTACCGCGATGTCACCGTGGAGGAGATGGACCTGGACGCGGTGCTCGCCCGCAAGCCCCAGGTGGCCATCGTGGACGAGCTGGCCCACACCAACGTGCCGCTGTGCCGCAACGCCAAGCGGTACCAGGACGTGCAGGAGTTGCTGGCCGCGGGCATCAACGTCATTGGCGCCTTCAACGTGCAGCACCTGGAGAGCCTCAATGATTTGGTGGAGCGGGCCACGGGCGTCACCGTCCGGGAGACCCTCCCCGACAGCTTCCTCAAGAGCGCGGATCAAGTGGTGAACCTGGACCTCGCGGTGGAGGACCTGCACGAGCGCCTCCGGACGGGGAAGATCTACGCGCCGGAGAAGGTGACCCACGCGCTGGAGAGCTTCTTCAAGCAGGAGAACCTCTCCACGCTGCGCGAGCTGGCGTTGCGCGAGGTGGCCGAGAGCCTGGACCGCGCCACGCTCGGCCAACAGGCTCGCGCCGGTGAGGAGCTGCCCGCCAAGGGTGGAGGGTGGGGGCGGGTGATGGTGGCGCTCTCCAGCTATCCACCGCGCGCGGCGACGCTGCTGCGCCGGGGCTCGCGCATGGCGGGCCGGCTCAACACGGACTGGTTCGTCGTCTACGTGGAGACGCCCGGCGAGGCCCCGCACCTCATCGATGCGGAGGCACAGCGGCACCTGCTGGCCAACATCGAGAAGGCCAAGGAGCTGGGCGCGGAGGTGGTGCGGCTGCGCGCGAAGCAGCCCGTGGAGGCCCTGCTGGACTTCGCGCGCTCGCACGGAGTGGGCCACATCATCGTGGGCCGCTCGCACCAGCCGTGGTGGAGGCGGCTGCTGGGGCGCGCCGCGGATGTGCGCCTGTTGAGAGAGGGCACGGGCTTCGACATCCACGTCGTCGCGTTCGATGCCCCTGGAGAGGAGCACCGCCCATGA
- a CDS encoding saccharopine dehydrogenase family protein, whose product MSAPSSSAPRWMLYGASGYTGRLIAEEAVRRGHRPVLAGRSREKLAPVAEPLGLEVAVMGLEDIRGLVASLEGLPLVLHAAGPFVRTSEPMVQACLAAGAHYLDITGEIPVFENAFHHDAEARARGITLMPGVGFDVVPTDCLARYVAERVPGAHELDIAITTSGQASAGTTKSALEQLPSGGRVRRGGTLQLWPLGKGQRRVRFSDAERTVIPIPWGDLVTAWHTTGIPNITTYMALPRAAARFLRVTYPLLKRVMAVDAVRHGAERLIESRMHGPDATARSESRSHLWAEARAADGRRSQAWLDLPEGYAFTAVSAVRAVEEVLAQKPVGTQTPARAFGADFVLTIPGCQRQEVQS is encoded by the coding sequence GTGAGTGCCCCTTCGTCCTCCGCCCCCCGCTGGATGTTGTACGGCGCCTCTGGCTACACCGGCCGCCTCATCGCTGAAGAGGCCGTGCGCCGAGGCCATCGCCCCGTGCTCGCTGGCCGCTCGCGCGAGAAGCTGGCGCCCGTGGCTGAACCCCTCGGCCTCGAGGTGGCCGTGATGGGCTTGGAGGACATCCGCGGCCTCGTGGCCTCGCTGGAGGGCCTGCCCCTGGTGCTCCACGCCGCGGGCCCCTTCGTCCGCACCAGCGAGCCGATGGTCCAGGCGTGCCTCGCCGCGGGCGCGCACTACCTCGACATCACCGGGGAGATTCCGGTCTTCGAGAACGCCTTCCACCATGACGCCGAGGCCCGCGCGCGCGGCATCACCCTCATGCCCGGCGTGGGCTTCGACGTGGTGCCCACCGACTGCCTTGCCCGCTACGTGGCCGAGCGCGTGCCTGGAGCGCACGAGCTGGACATCGCCATCACGACCAGCGGCCAGGCCAGTGCCGGCACCACCAAGTCCGCGCTGGAGCAGCTGCCCTCGGGCGGACGCGTGCGCCGGGGGGGAACGCTCCAGCTGTGGCCCCTGGGCAAGGGCCAGCGCCGCGTGCGCTTCTCCGACGCCGAGCGCACGGTCATCCCCATTCCTTGGGGCGACCTCGTCACGGCCTGGCACACCACCGGCATCCCCAACATCACCACCTATATGGCGCTGCCGCGAGCCGCCGCCCGGTTCCTTCGCGTCACCTATCCGTTGCTCAAGCGCGTGATGGCCGTGGACGCCGTCCGCCACGGCGCCGAGCGCCTCATCGAGTCCCGCATGCACGGGCCCGACGCCACCGCGCGCAGCGAGAGCCGCTCCCACCTCTGGGCCGAGGCCCGCGCCGCCGATGGCCGCCGCAGCCAGGCGTGGCTGGATCTGCCCGAGGGCTACGCCTTCACCGCCGTGTCCGCCGTCCGGGCCGTGGAGGAGGTGCTGGCCCAGAAGCCCGTGGGGACGCAGACGCCCGCGCGGGCCTTCGGCGCCGACTTCGTGCTCACCATTCCCGGGTGCCAGCGCCAGGAGGTGCAGTCCTGA
- a CDS encoding RCC1 domain-containing protein: MNSPASRLRAVLATALLVVASGCADFEKAAAAFCERNPSRCGHAVGDDALPDTTAPTITQSSQSATAVQDLGTVTFRVTAHDDESPQLSFAWTATHGVLGAPSNTETTSEVIWASPACVPAGASASVTVVVTNSSYASTAKTFTLTATSCPPPSVVAGANHSLALRHDGTVWAWGYNGYGQLGDGTTSHRASPVQVPGLASVIALAAGSSHSLALRGDGTVWAWGDNTFGQLGDGTTTHRASPAQVFGITSVIALAAGGGHSLALRSDGTVWAWGDNLFGQLGDGTTTRRTLPSRVPSLTGVTVLSAGVRHSLALHSDGTVWAWGVSAYGQLGDGTDTVYQASPVQVPDTTNIIALAAGGYHSLALRSDGTVWAWGYNIYGQLGDGTTTQRALPVQVPGLTSVTVLAAGGGHSLALRSDGTVWAWGYNAYGQFGDGTTTWQASPVQVPSLTNAVVLVAGNNHSLAPRSDGSVWAWGYNYYGQLGNGTSGTMSVPARALLP; encoded by the coding sequence GTGAATTCCCCTGCGTCACGTCTTCGTGCCGTGCTGGCCACGGCTCTTCTTGTCGTCGCCTCGGGCTGTGCGGACTTCGAAAAGGCGGCCGCCGCGTTCTGCGAGCGCAACCCTTCACGATGCGGCCACGCAGTGGGCGACGACGCTCTGCCGGACACGACAGCTCCGACGATTACTCAGAGCTCTCAGTCCGCAACCGCCGTACAAGACCTCGGCACCGTCACCTTCAGAGTGACCGCCCATGATGACGAGTCGCCCCAACTCAGCTTCGCATGGACGGCCACTCATGGGGTACTGGGCGCCCCTTCAAATACCGAGACCACCAGCGAGGTGATCTGGGCCTCACCCGCCTGCGTGCCCGCCGGCGCCAGCGCGTCAGTGACCGTCGTCGTTACCAACAGCAGTTATGCTTCCACTGCCAAGACATTTACCCTCACGGCCACATCATGTCCTCCCCCCTCTGTCGTTGCTGGCGCCAACCACTCGTTGGCGCTACGGCACGATGGCACCGTCTGGGCATGGGGCTACAACGGCTATGGCCAACTCGGTGATGGGACCACATCCCATCGGGCCTCGCCGGTGCAGGTGCCCGGCCTCGCCAGCGTCATCGCCCTGGCTGCAGGTAGCAGTCACTCACTGGCGCTACGAGGCGATGGCACTGTCTGGGCATGGGGCGACAACACATTCGGCCAGCTCGGCGATGGGACCACCACTCATCGGGCCTCGCCGGCGCAGGTGTTCGGCATCACCAGCGTCATTGCCCTCGCGGCCGGCGGCGGACACTCTTTGGCACTGCGCAGTGACGGCACCGTCTGGGCATGGGGCGACAACCTATTCGGTCAACTCGGTGATGGAACCACCACCCGGCGGACCCTCCCATCACGCGTGCCCAGCCTCACAGGCGTCACCGTCCTCTCGGCCGGCGTACGCCATTCTTTAGCACTGCACAGCGACGGCACCGTCTGGGCTTGGGGTGTCAGCGCCTACGGCCAGCTCGGCGATGGGACAGACACCGTTTACCAGGCTTCGCCGGTGCAGGTGCCCGACACCACTAACATCATCGCCCTAGCCGCCGGTGGTTACCACTCGTTGGCGCTACGAAGCGATGGCACCGTCTGGGCATGGGGCTACAACATCTACGGCCAGCTCGGCGATGGGACCACCACTCAGCGGGCCCTGCCGGTGCAGGTGCCCGGCCTCACCAGCGTCACCGTCCTCGCGGCAGGCGGCGGCCACTCACTGGCGCTGCGTAGCGACGGCACCGTCTGGGCGTGGGGCTACAACGCTTACGGCCAGTTCGGCGATGGCACTACCACCTGGCAGGCCTCGCCTGTGCAGGTGCCCAGCCTCACCAACGCCGTCGTCCTGGTCGCAGGCAACAACCATTCGTTGGCACCGCGAAGCGATGGCTCCGTTTGGGCCTGGGGCTACAACTACTACGGCCAGCTCGGTAATGGGACGTCGGGGACTATGTCAGTACCCGCCCGAGCACTGCTTCCTTGA
- a CDS encoding methyl-accepting chemotaxis protein, which translates to MTLTFKRKMMLLPALAALFLLAILGLSIIVGVKTGNAHELIEQGHAPALAHSQLMLADLQTLHHELQDAVALKDEKRREPMRAMARKFSADLEAARRNPVLSAQHLTVLLQDFTEYQQNREQVVEFYLVQKGEDTAALARLNTRFASMQKALQLMVNEQQRGLTDAFQRSARAGTRGRVLIGVLVFLCIGVLAGMAYWMVKEVAEPLERLSAMASRIATEGDLTVSIDVSAKDEVGELARSLDLLVKRLRAVPVALQSVVGELATASERLTKVSQEQIAFLTEQARSLSEAGTTMAEIAQTSSVASNRAEMVLQVAEQADTFTLASQQSIESSAQGLDQIRRRVSAMVGNIGQLSEQAVHAREIIGSVKDLADQSNVLALNAAIEASRAGEGGRGFAVVAREMRVLSGQSLQSTERIGRILLDINTAIRQAVAAAEGDSKEMEEGIEQVLTSADKLKEITHVMQESSKAARQIVASVTQQNAGISQMTDVMTQLSGMMGDVVLATTTAEEAVGQINSTVSQLRRIVSEFRV; encoded by the coding sequence ATGACGCTGACGTTCAAGCGAAAGATGATGTTGTTGCCCGCGCTGGCCGCGCTGTTCCTGCTGGCCATCCTGGGCCTGTCCATCATCGTCGGCGTCAAGACGGGCAACGCCCACGAGCTCATCGAGCAGGGCCATGCCCCGGCGCTCGCGCACAGCCAGTTGATGCTGGCGGACCTGCAGACCCTCCACCACGAGCTGCAGGACGCGGTGGCGCTGAAGGACGAGAAGCGCAGAGAGCCCATGCGGGCCATGGCGCGAAAGTTCTCCGCGGACCTGGAGGCGGCGCGCCGCAACCCGGTCCTCAGCGCCCAGCACCTCACGGTGCTCCTGCAGGACTTCACCGAGTACCAGCAGAACCGGGAGCAGGTGGTGGAGTTCTACCTCGTCCAGAAGGGCGAGGACACGGCGGCACTGGCTCGGCTCAACACGCGCTTCGCGTCCATGCAGAAGGCGCTGCAGTTGATGGTGAATGAGCAGCAGCGGGGGCTCACGGACGCCTTCCAGCGCTCGGCGCGGGCGGGCACCCGGGGGCGGGTGTTGATTGGCGTGCTGGTGTTCCTGTGCATCGGGGTGCTGGCGGGCATGGCGTATTGGATGGTGAAGGAGGTGGCCGAGCCGCTGGAGCGCCTGTCGGCGATGGCCTCGCGGATTGCCACGGAGGGGGACCTGACGGTCTCCATCGACGTGAGCGCCAAGGACGAGGTGGGGGAGCTGGCCCGCAGCCTGGACTTACTGGTGAAGCGGCTGCGCGCGGTGCCAGTGGCGCTGCAGAGCGTGGTGGGCGAATTGGCCACGGCCTCCGAGCGGCTGACGAAGGTGAGCCAGGAGCAGATCGCCTTCCTGACGGAGCAAGCGCGCAGCCTCTCCGAGGCGGGCACGACGATGGCGGAGATTGCCCAGACGTCGAGCGTGGCCTCCAACCGCGCGGAGATGGTGCTCCAGGTGGCCGAGCAGGCGGACACGTTCACGCTGGCGAGCCAGCAATCCATCGAGAGCAGCGCGCAGGGGCTGGATCAGATCCGGCGCCGGGTGAGCGCGATGGTGGGCAACATCGGCCAGCTGTCCGAGCAAGCGGTGCACGCGCGGGAGATCATCGGCAGCGTGAAGGACCTGGCGGACCAGAGCAACGTGCTGGCGCTGAACGCGGCCATCGAGGCGTCGCGTGCGGGCGAGGGTGGGCGCGGGTTCGCGGTGGTGGCGCGGGAGATGCGGGTGCTGAGCGGCCAGTCGCTGCAGAGCACCGAGCGCATCGGACGCATCCTGCTGGACATCAACACGGCGATTCGTCAGGCGGTGGCGGCGGCCGAGGGTGACAGCAAGGAGATGGAGGAGGGCATCGAGCAGGTGCTCACCTCGGCGGACAAGCTGAAGGAAATCACCCACGTCATGCAGGAGAGCAGCAAGGCGGCGCGGCAGATCGTCGCCTCGGTGACGCAGCAGAACGCGGGCATCTCGCAGATGACGGATGTGATGACGCAGCTGTCGGGGATGATGGGCGACGTGGTGCTGGCCACCACCACCGCGGAGGAGGCGGTGGGGCAGATCAACTCCACGGTGTCGCAGTTGCGGAGGATCGTCTCCGAGTTCCGCGTGTAG
- a CDS encoding sigma-54-dependent transcriptional regulator: MRVLVVDDERNIRSTLRICLEGFGCTVREAATPEAALAALAQGPADLAFVDLRLGTTSGLELLPRMLAESPNLDIVLITAYATFDTAVEAVKRGARDYLPKPFTPAQIRHVVDRARAHRELSSRLGDLEGQLAQTVPEATLETASPAMHAALGLITRAAASDAAVLLRGESGTGKGVVARALHSMSPRRLRPFVTVNCPTLSEQLLASELFGHVRGAFTGAVRDQPGRVEQAEGGTLFLDEVSETSTALQAQLLRFLQEKQFERLGEGRTRRADVRVVAATNRDLEKEVAQGRFREDLLYRLNVVEVKLPALRERPEDLLPLARRFVAFFARAAKRPVPELSPATERMLLAYGWPGNVRELRNAIERALIVWPANVLEPQAFPERIAAASGSLVTLGGPHTLEEVEREHILRVMASAPTLDEAAKVLGIDSSTLWRKRKKYESPTSN, from the coding sequence ATGCGGGTGCTGGTGGTGGACGACGAGCGCAACATCCGCAGCACGCTGCGCATCTGCCTGGAGGGCTTTGGCTGCACGGTCCGTGAGGCCGCCACCCCGGAGGCCGCCCTCGCGGCGCTCGCACAGGGGCCGGCCGATCTGGCGTTCGTGGATCTGCGCCTGGGCACCACGAGCGGCCTGGAGCTGCTCCCCCGGATGCTGGCCGAGTCCCCGAACCTCGACATCGTCCTCATCACCGCCTACGCCACCTTTGACACCGCGGTGGAGGCCGTGAAGCGTGGGGCCCGCGACTACCTGCCCAAGCCCTTCACCCCCGCGCAGATCCGTCACGTGGTGGACCGGGCGCGCGCCCACCGGGAGCTGAGCTCGCGGCTGGGAGACCTGGAGGGGCAGCTGGCGCAGACGGTGCCGGAGGCCACGCTGGAGACGGCCTCTCCGGCGATGCACGCGGCGCTGGGGCTCATCACCCGGGCCGCGGCCTCGGACGCGGCGGTGCTGCTGCGCGGCGAGAGCGGAACGGGCAAGGGCGTGGTGGCGCGGGCGCTGCATTCGATGAGCCCTCGGCGGCTGCGGCCATTCGTCACGGTGAACTGTCCCACGCTCTCCGAGCAGCTCCTGGCCAGCGAGCTCTTCGGCCATGTGCGCGGCGCCTTCACGGGTGCGGTGAGAGATCAGCCCGGCCGCGTGGAGCAGGCCGAGGGTGGCACGCTCTTCCTGGACGAGGTGTCGGAGACGAGCACGGCGCTGCAGGCCCAGCTCCTGCGCTTCCTGCAGGAGAAACAGTTCGAGCGGCTGGGCGAGGGACGCACGAGGCGCGCGGACGTGCGAGTGGTCGCGGCCACCAACCGGGACCTCGAGAAGGAAGTGGCCCAGGGACGCTTCCGGGAGGATCTGCTCTACCGGCTGAACGTGGTGGAGGTGAAGCTGCCCGCGCTGCGGGAGCGGCCGGAGGACCTCCTGCCCCTGGCGCGGCGGTTCGTGGCCTTCTTCGCACGCGCGGCGAAGCGTCCAGTCCCAGAGCTGTCTCCCGCGACGGAGCGGATGCTGCTGGCCTACGGGTGGCCGGGCAACGTACGCGAGCTGCGCAACGCCATCGAACGCGCGCTCATCGTCTGGCCCGCGAACGTGCTGGAGCCGCAGGCTTTCCCCGAGCGGATCGCCGCGGCCTCGGGCTCCCTGGTGACGCTGGGCGGGCCGCACACGCTGGAGGAGGTGGAGCGCGAGCACATCCTCCGCGTCATGGCCAGCGCGCCCACGCTGGACGAAGCCGCGAAGGTTCTGGGCATCGACTCCTCCACGCTGTGGCGCAAGCGCAAGAAGTACGAGTCTCCCACTTCGAACTAG